In the Hippoglossus stenolepis isolate QCI-W04-F060 chromosome 14, HSTE1.2, whole genome shotgun sequence genome, one interval contains:
- the scp2b gene encoding sterol carrier protein 2b yields the protein MPERQRLRIEAINTSASDGLEGFKAHAVFQEINKKLQEEGEQFVKKIGGVFAFQVKDGPNGQEATWFVDVKNGKGCVHNDTAKKADCTISMSDTDLLALMTGKMNPQNAFFQGKLKIKGNMGLAMKLQSLQLQPGKAKL from the exons ATGCCTGAAAGACAGAGGTTAAG GATTGAAGCCATTAACACCAGTGCCAGTGATGGGCTGGAGGGGTTCAAGGCCCATGCAGTGTTCCAGGAAATCAACAAGAAGCTTCAGGAG GAAGGGGAGCAGTTTGTGAAAAAGATCGGGGGAGTGTTTGCCTTTCAAGTGAAGGATGGCCCAAATGGTCAGGAGGCAACTTGGTTTGTGGATGTGAAGAATGGCAAAGGCTGTGTTCATAATGACACAG CTAAGAAAGCAGACTGTACCATTTCCATGTCGGATACAGATTTGTTGGCCTTAATGACAGGGAAGATGAACCCACAGAAT GCGTTTTTCCAGGGCAAGCTGAAGATCAAGGGAAACATGGGACTTGCCATGAAGCTTCAaagcctgcagctgcagccaggCAAAGCCAAACTGTAG